The proteins below are encoded in one region of Taeniopygia guttata chromosome 15, bTaeGut7.mat, whole genome shotgun sequence:
- the CHCHD10 gene encoding coiled-coil-helix-coiled-coil-helix domain-containing protein 10, mitochondrial isoform X1 yields the protein MARGSRSAARRGPAPAPASPAPAAPVPAAQPAQPGLMAQMASTAAGVAVGSAVGHVVGSAITGVFSGGSSEPARPAAPAQEPRAALQQAPYGPCHYEMKQFLECATNQRDLTLCEGFNEALKQCKYSNGVSSLL from the exons ATGGCGCGCGGCAGCAGgagcgcggcgcggcgcgggccggccccggccccagcc AGCCCGGCCCCAGCGGCCCCGGTGCCCGCGGCGCAGCCGGCGCAGCCCGGGCTGATGGCGCAGATGGCGAGCACGGCGGCCGGCGTGGCCGTGGGCTCCGCCGTGGGACACGTGGTGGGCAGCGCCATCACCGGCGTCTTCAGCGGCGGCTCCTCCGAGCCCGCCAGGCCGGCGGCGCCCGCGCAG GAGCCCCGCGCCGCGCTGCAGCAGGCGCCCTACGGACCCTGCCACTATGAGATGAAGCAGTTCCTGGAGTGCGCCACCAACCAGCGAGACCTGACCCTGTGCGAGGGCTTCAACGAGGCGCTGAAGCAGTGCAAGTACAGCAATG GTGTTTCTTCTCTCCTGTGA
- the CHCHD10 gene encoding coiled-coil-helix-coiled-coil-helix domain-containing protein 10, mitochondrial (The RefSeq protein has 1 substitution compared to this genomic sequence): MARGGRSAARRGPAPAPAPASPAPAAPVPAAQPAQPGLMAQMASTAAGVAVGSAVGHVVGSAITGVFSGGSSEPARPAAPAQEPRAALQQAPYGPCHYEMKQFLECATNQRDLTLCEGFNEALKQCKYSNGVSSLL, encoded by the exons ATGGCGCGCGGCAGCAGgagcgcggcgcggcgcgggccggccccggccccagccccagccag CCCGGCCCCAGCGGCCCCGGTGCCCGCGGCGCAGCCGGCGCAGCCCGGGCTGATGGCGCAGATGGCGAGCACGGCGGCCGGCGTGGCCGTGGGCTCCGCCGTGGGACACGTGGTGGGCAGCGCCATCACCGGCGTCTTCAGCGGCGGCTCCTCCGAGCCCGCCAGGCCGGCGGCGCCCGCGCAG GAGCCCCGCGCCGCGCTGCAGCAGGCGCCCTACGGACCCTGCCACTATGAGATGAAGCAGTTCCTGGAGTGCGCCACCAACCAGCGAGACCTGACCCTGTGCGAGGGCTTCAACGAGGCGCTGAAGCAGTGCAAGTACAGCAATG GTGTTTCTTCTCTCCTGTGA